One window from the genome of Pseudonocardia hierapolitana encodes:
- a CDS encoding globin domain-containing protein, whose translation MTQLIRDSWTEVEPQVEEMGRLFYATLFRIAPETRDLFPVNMEVQRSRLMRALVHVVQMVDQPDELVPFLEQLGRDHRKFGVVAQHYDAVGEALITAIATTAGPAWTPTVRDAWVDAFSAVSTAMRTAAQAERGPASWLGRVVGHERLGWDLAIITVQTGEPIPYRAGQYVSVETPQRPRLWRYLSPANAPREDGTLEFHVRAVDGGWVSRAIVAHSRIGDTWRIGPPMGRMHVDPTTGRDLLMVSGGTGMAPIKALLEDIADRPEQPRTQVFVGGRTWDDLYDFANLRKFSYSNTWLDVIPVVEEEEGSSGAEHGTLADVVTRYGAWADHDVLVCGSPAMIRATVSRMLVAGTPLDRIKYDPFTMD comes from the coding sequence CTGACACAGCTCATCAGGGACAGCTGGACGGAGGTCGAGCCGCAGGTCGAGGAGATGGGGCGACTCTTCTACGCCACCCTGTTCCGGATCGCACCGGAGACCCGGGACCTGTTCCCGGTCAACATGGAGGTGCAGCGCAGCCGCCTCATGCGCGCGCTCGTGCACGTCGTGCAGATGGTCGACCAGCCAGATGAGCTCGTGCCCTTCCTGGAGCAGCTCGGGCGCGACCACCGCAAGTTCGGCGTCGTCGCCCAGCACTACGATGCGGTCGGCGAAGCGTTGATCACCGCGATCGCCACCACCGCGGGCCCCGCCTGGACTCCCACCGTGCGCGACGCGTGGGTCGATGCCTTTTCCGCGGTGTCCACCGCGATGCGCACCGCGGCCCAGGCCGAGCGCGGGCCGGCGTCGTGGCTCGGCCGGGTGGTCGGCCACGAGCGCCTCGGCTGGGACCTCGCGATCATCACCGTCCAGACCGGCGAGCCGATCCCGTACCGCGCGGGCCAGTACGTCAGCGTCGAGACCCCGCAACGCCCCCGGCTGTGGCGCTACCTCTCGCCCGCCAACGCCCCACGCGAGGACGGGACGCTCGAGTTCCACGTCCGCGCGGTCGACGGCGGCTGGGTCAGCCGCGCCATCGTCGCCCACTCCCGCATCGGCGACACCTGGCGCATCGGCCCCCCGATGGGCCGCATGCACGTCGATCCCACCACCGGACGCGACCTGCTGATGGTCAGCGGCGGCACCGGCATGGCCCCCATCAAGGCCTTGCTCGAGGACATCGCGGATCGGCCGGAACAACCCCGCACCCAGGTGTTCGTCGGCGGCCGCACCTGGGACGACCTCTACGACTTCGCCAACCTGCGCAAGTTCTCCTACAGCAACACCTGGCTCGACGTCATCCCCGTCGTCGAGGAGGAAGAGGGCTCCTCCGGCGCCGAGCACGGCACCCTCGCCGACGTCGTCACCCGCTACGGCGCCTGGGCCGACCACGACGTCCTGGTCTGCGGTTCGCCCGCGATGATCCGCGCCACGGTCTCCCGGATGCTGGTCGCCGGCACGCCGCTCGACCGGATCAAGTACGACCCGTTCACGATGGACTAG
- a CDS encoding pyridoxamine 5'-phosphate oxidase family protein, translating into MVAFVQRMEMVFVASADARGECDASLRAGPPGFIRVLDARTLAYPEYRGNGVHASLGNISENAHVGLLMVDFVEDLIGLHVNGTARIVEAAEFAAAFPQVPTDSEHGRRAERWVVVEVEEAYIHCRKHIPRMARVSEKREWGTDDPGRKGGDYFRAKETPRWRPRPHAGRRRFPSTTHLGGGSSRVLRSR; encoded by the coding sequence ATGGTGGCGTTCGTCCAGCGGATGGAGATGGTGTTCGTGGCCTCGGCGGATGCGCGCGGTGAGTGCGACGCGTCGCTGCGCGCCGGGCCTCCCGGGTTCATCCGCGTCCTCGACGCCCGCACGCTCGCGTACCCGGAGTACCGCGGCAACGGCGTGCACGCGAGCCTCGGCAACATCTCGGAGAACGCGCACGTCGGCCTGCTGATGGTCGACTTCGTGGAGGACCTCATCGGGCTGCACGTCAACGGCACGGCCCGGATCGTGGAGGCGGCGGAGTTCGCCGCGGCGTTCCCGCAGGTGCCGACGGACTCCGAACACGGACGGCGGGCGGAGCGGTGGGTCGTCGTCGAGGTCGAGGAGGCCTACATCCACTGCCGCAAGCACATCCCGCGCATGGCGCGCGTGTCCGAGAAGCGGGAGTGGGGCACCGACGACCCGGGCCGCAAGGGTGGCGACTACTTCCGGGCGAAGGAGACGCCGCGGTGGCGGCCACGCCCGCACGCCGGGCGCAGACGTTTCCCGAGCACCACCCACCTCGGCGGAGGCAGCTCGCGGGTCCTGCGGTCCCGCTGA
- a CDS encoding tetratricopeptide repeat protein: MSDAALQRAENLRLLGRLDDAERTLREALAAAPHDAGLLSELAWVLDLADRQAEGLVAAEAAIAFEPQEARHHQIRASLLSGLNRHDDAVRAAFTAGSLRPEDPKIARTCARVLSVAGRKREAYDAARHAVALDPESSAAHLLVADIADDIRDRQTARRAYEEALRLDPQNALARHDLAVLDINTGHPAKGLRGLVEAGSLDPTMPIVLRTIAFVLWKLSWRLRMLFIPATIACVAASAGQVDEATWPARIAAAVSLLAIGLLTWWTVHDLPTGTRPAVLAAMRRDGPLRVTYLGLAACALLFLAVAVTGFGVFAGLVWLVLGLLAVLALVVGALRKLRRF; encoded by the coding sequence GTGAGCGATGCCGCGCTGCAGCGCGCCGAGAACCTGCGCCTGCTCGGCCGGCTCGACGACGCCGAGCGGACGTTGCGCGAGGCGCTGGCCGCCGCTCCGCACGACGCCGGGCTGCTGAGCGAGCTGGCGTGGGTGCTGGATCTCGCCGACCGGCAGGCGGAGGGGCTCGTGGCGGCCGAGGCGGCGATCGCCTTCGAGCCCCAGGAGGCCCGCCACCACCAGATCCGGGCCTCGCTGCTCTCCGGGCTGAACCGGCACGACGATGCCGTGCGGGCCGCGTTCACGGCAGGCTCATTGCGTCCGGAGGATCCCAAGATCGCCCGGACCTGCGCGCGGGTGCTCTCCGTCGCGGGCCGCAAGCGCGAGGCCTACGACGCCGCGCGGCACGCGGTCGCGCTCGATCCGGAGTCCTCGGCCGCGCATCTCCTGGTCGCCGACATCGCCGACGACATCCGCGACCGGCAGACCGCCCGCCGGGCCTACGAGGAGGCGTTGCGGCTGGACCCGCAGAACGCCCTCGCCCGCCACGACCTCGCCGTGCTCGACATCAACACCGGTCATCCCGCGAAGGGGCTGCGCGGCCTCGTCGAGGCCGGGTCGCTCGACCCCACGATGCCGATCGTGCTGCGGACCATCGCCTTCGTGCTCTGGAAGCTGTCGTGGCGGCTGCGGATGCTGTTCATCCCGGCGACGATCGCCTGTGTGGCGGCCTCGGCCGGCCAGGTCGACGAGGCGACCTGGCCGGCCCGGATCGCCGCCGCCGTCTCCCTGCTGGCGATCGGGCTGCTGACCTGGTGGACGGTGCACGACCTGCCCACCGGCACCCGGCCGGCGGTGCTGGCGGCCATGCGCAGGGACGGACCGCTGCGCGTCACCTACCTCGGGCTGGCCGCGTGCGCGCTCCTCTTCCTCGCGGTGGCCGTCACCGGCTTCGGCGTGTTCGCGGGGCTCGTGTGGCTCGTACTCGGCCTGCTCGCGGTGCTGGCGCTGGTCGTCGGGGCGCTGCGAAAGCTACGCCGGTTCTGA
- a CDS encoding ATP-binding protein, whose translation MPDDVLLTSLLTAVDAAPDDVPLRLHVAGLLAERGRPADALQHCSQALARDPGNAEALALLQRLTTTMAPPAAPPPVTPPPVTPPPAPPRPEPQRLRGYDWTRAEDDVAGIAEPVPAEDDAPSPVVEDIEQPGVRLADVGGMEQVKERLELSFLGPMRNPQLAKAFGKSLSGGLLLYGPPGCGKTFIARAVAGELGASFFSVGISDVLDMYTGQSERNLAQIFAEARRRAPCVLFFDELDALGQKRSHLAHSTSMRNTVNQMLSELDSVTSDNDGVFVLGATNHPWDIDSALRRPGRFDRMVLVLPPDAPARASILRYHLRERPVSEVNLERIVKLTEHFSGADLAHICTTAAERALALSMRDGRLHALTTNDLEAAVREIRPSTGPWFATARNVVAFANTDGEYDDLSAYLRKNKKL comes from the coding sequence ATGCCTGATGACGTGCTCCTCACCAGTCTGCTCACCGCGGTCGACGCCGCTCCCGACGACGTCCCGCTGCGGCTGCACGTGGCCGGGCTCCTCGCCGAGCGCGGCCGGCCCGCCGACGCCCTGCAGCACTGCAGCCAGGCGCTCGCCCGCGACCCGGGCAACGCCGAGGCCCTCGCGCTGCTGCAGCGTCTCACCACCACGATGGCCCCACCGGCCGCGCCACCGCCCGTCACGCCGCCGCCCGTCACACCGCCGCCGGCCCCACCGCGGCCCGAGCCGCAGCGGTTGCGCGGCTACGACTGGACCCGGGCCGAGGACGACGTGGCCGGCATCGCGGAACCCGTTCCCGCCGAGGACGACGCGCCCTCGCCGGTGGTCGAGGACATCGAGCAGCCGGGCGTCCGGCTCGCCGACGTCGGCGGCATGGAGCAGGTCAAGGAGCGCCTCGAGCTCTCCTTCCTCGGTCCGATGCGCAACCCGCAGCTCGCCAAGGCGTTCGGCAAGAGCCTCTCCGGCGGCCTCCTGCTCTACGGCCCGCCCGGATGCGGCAAGACGTTCATCGCACGGGCGGTGGCGGGCGAGCTCGGGGCGAGCTTCTTCAGCGTCGGCATCTCCGACGTCCTCGACATGTACACCGGGCAGAGCGAGCGCAACCTCGCCCAGATCTTCGCCGAGGCCCGCCGCCGCGCCCCCTGCGTGCTGTTCTTCGACGAGCTGGACGCGCTCGGCCAGAAGCGGTCGCACCTCGCGCACTCGACGAGCATGCGCAACACCGTCAACCAGATGCTCTCCGAGTTGGACTCGGTCACCTCCGACAACGACGGCGTGTTCGTCCTCGGCGCCACCAACCACCCGTGGGACATCGACAGCGCGCTGCGCAGGCCCGGCCGGTTCGACCGCATGGTGCTCGTGCTCCCGCCCGACGCTCCCGCCCGTGCCTCCATCCTGCGCTACCACCTGCGGGAGCGGCCGGTGTCGGAAGTGAACCTCGAACGCATCGTCAAGCTCACGGAGCACTTCTCCGGCGCCGACCTCGCACACATCTGCACCACCGCGGCCGAGCGCGCCCTCGCGCTGTCGATGCGGGACGGCCGGTTGCACGCGCTCACGACGAACGACCTCGAGGCGGCCGTCAGGGAGATCCGCCCGAGCACCGGGCCGTGGTTCGCCACCGCCCGCAACGTGGTGGCGTTCGCCAACACCGACGGCGAGTACGACGACCTGTCGGCGTACCTGCGGAAGAACAAGAAGCTGTGA
- the clpB gene encoding ATP-dependent chaperone ClpB — MDFNPTTKTQQAISAAAQAAALAGNPDVGPVHLLGALLAQTDGIAAPLLAAVGADAAAVRSELTQLGNRLPSASGSTVSAPQLSREALAAINTAQQLATEMGDEYVSTEHLLVGLASARSQVADLLRRHGATPDALREAFTKVRGSSRVTSPDPEGTYQALEKYGVDLTERARKGELDPVIGRDTEIRRVVQVLSRRTKNNPVLIGEPGVGKTAIVEGLAQRIVAGDVPESLRGKRVVALDLGAMVAGAKYRGEFEERLKAVLKEITDSAGQVITFIDELHTIVGAGATGEGAMDAGNMIKPMLARGELRMVGATTLDEYRQRIEKDPALERRFQQVLVGEPSVEDTVGILRGLKERYEVHHGVRITDAALVAAATLSDRYITARFLPDKAIDLVDEAASRLRMEIDSRPVEIDTVERAVRRLEIEEMALEKESDPASVERLAALRAELAEQREKLSALTARWQNEKQAIESVRELKEQLEGLRGESERAERDGDLGKAAELRYGRIPALEKKLAEATAVTAPDADVMLKEEVGPDDVADVVSAWTGIPAGRLLEGETAKLLRMEDELGRRVVGQTEAVRAVSDAVRRARAGISDENRPTGSFLFLGPTGVGKTELAKALAEFLFDDERAMIRIDMSEYSEKHSVARLVGAPPGYVGYDQGGQLTEAVRRRPYSVVLFDEVEKAHSDVFDTLLQVLDDGRLTDGQGRTVDFRNTILVLTSNLGSQAIADPGLDDRGRKDAVMTIVRQHFKPEFLNRLDDVVVFHALSTEELTAIVDIQLDRLRQRLAKRRLSLEVTDAGREWLAMNGFDPVYGARPLRRLVQSAIGDQLARELLAGEIREGDAVRVDLDPTAEGGTGALIVGRGLPATMI; from the coding sequence ATGGACTTCAACCCCACCACCAAGACGCAGCAGGCCATCTCGGCCGCGGCGCAGGCGGCGGCCCTCGCCGGCAACCCGGACGTGGGGCCTGTGCACCTGCTCGGCGCGCTGCTGGCCCAGACCGACGGTATCGCCGCGCCGCTGCTCGCCGCGGTCGGTGCCGACGCGGCGGCCGTGCGCAGCGAGCTCACCCAGCTCGGCAACCGGCTGCCCTCCGCCTCGGGCTCCACGGTCAGCGCGCCGCAGCTGTCCCGCGAGGCGCTCGCCGCGATCAACACCGCCCAGCAGCTCGCCACCGAGATGGGCGACGAGTACGTCTCCACCGAGCACCTGCTCGTCGGTCTCGCGTCCGCGCGCAGCCAGGTGGCGGATCTGCTGCGCCGCCACGGCGCCACACCCGACGCCCTCCGGGAGGCCTTCACCAAGGTCCGCGGGTCGAGCCGGGTCACGAGCCCCGACCCGGAGGGCACCTACCAGGCCCTGGAGAAGTACGGCGTCGACCTCACCGAGCGGGCGCGCAAGGGCGAGCTCGACCCGGTGATCGGGCGCGACACCGAGATCCGCCGCGTCGTGCAGGTGCTCTCGCGGCGCACCAAGAACAACCCGGTGCTGATCGGCGAGCCGGGTGTCGGCAAGACCGCCATCGTCGAGGGCCTCGCCCAGCGGATCGTGGCGGGCGACGTCCCGGAGTCGCTGCGCGGCAAGCGGGTGGTCGCGCTCGACCTGGGCGCGATGGTCGCGGGCGCGAAGTACCGCGGTGAGTTCGAGGAGCGGCTGAAGGCCGTGCTCAAGGAGATCACCGACAGCGCGGGGCAGGTCATCACGTTCATCGACGAGCTGCACACGATCGTCGGCGCAGGCGCCACCGGTGAGGGCGCGATGGACGCCGGCAACATGATCAAGCCGATGCTCGCCCGCGGCGAGCTGCGGATGGTCGGTGCCACCACGCTCGACGAGTACCGCCAGCGCATCGAGAAGGACCCGGCGCTGGAGCGCCGGTTCCAGCAGGTGCTGGTCGGCGAGCCGTCGGTCGAGGACACCGTCGGCATCCTGCGCGGGCTCAAGGAGCGCTACGAGGTGCACCACGGTGTCCGCATCACCGACGCCGCGCTCGTGGCCGCCGCCACGCTGTCCGACCGCTACATCACCGCCCGGTTCCTGCCGGACAAGGCGATCGACCTCGTCGACGAGGCGGCGTCGCGGCTGCGGATGGAGATCGACTCCAGGCCCGTCGAGATCGACACCGTCGAGCGCGCCGTGCGCCGGCTGGAGATCGAGGAGATGGCCCTGGAGAAGGAGTCCGACCCCGCGTCCGTCGAGCGGCTGGCCGCGCTGCGGGCCGAGCTGGCCGAGCAGCGGGAGAAGCTGTCCGCGCTCACCGCGCGGTGGCAGAACGAGAAGCAGGCCATCGAGTCGGTGCGCGAGCTGAAGGAGCAGCTGGAAGGGCTGCGCGGCGAGTCGGAGCGCGCCGAGCGCGACGGTGACCTGGGCAAGGCCGCCGAGCTGCGGTACGGCCGGATCCCGGCGCTGGAGAAGAAGCTCGCCGAGGCCACGGCGGTCACCGCGCCCGACGCCGACGTGATGCTGAAGGAGGAGGTCGGCCCCGACGACGTCGCCGACGTCGTGTCCGCGTGGACCGGCATCCCCGCCGGGCGGCTGCTCGAGGGCGAGACCGCCAAGCTGCTGCGCATGGAGGACGAGCTCGGCAGGCGCGTGGTCGGCCAGACCGAGGCCGTCCGCGCGGTGTCCGACGCCGTGCGGCGCGCCCGCGCCGGGATCTCCGACGAGAACCGGCCCACCGGGTCGTTCCTGTTCCTCGGCCCCACCGGCGTCGGCAAGACCGAGCTGGCCAAGGCGCTCGCGGAGTTCCTGTTCGACGACGAGCGGGCGATGATCCGCATCGACATGAGCGAGTACTCCGAGAAGCACTCGGTCGCCCGGCTGGTCGGTGCCCCGCCCGGCTACGTCGGCTACGACCAGGGCGGGCAGCTCACCGAGGCCGTGCGGAGGCGCCCGTACTCGGTGGTGCTGTTCGACGAGGTCGAGAAGGCGCACTCGGACGTCTTCGACACCTTGCTGCAGGTGCTCGACGACGGCAGGCTCACCGACGGCCAGGGCCGCACGGTCGACTTCCGCAACACGATCCTCGTACTCACCTCCAACCTGGGCTCGCAGGCCATCGCCGACCCGGGGCTCGACGACCGGGGTCGCAAGGACGCGGTGATGACGATCGTCCGCCAGCACTTCAAGCCGGAGTTCCTCAACCGGCTCGACGACGTCGTGGTCTTCCACGCGCTGTCCACGGAGGAGCTCACCGCGATCGTCGACATCCAGCTCGACCGGCTGCGCCAGCGGCTGGCGAAGCGCCGGCTCAGCCTGGAGGTCACCGACGCCGGGCGGGAGTGGCTGGCGATGAACGGCTTCGACCCGGTCTACGGGGCGCGGCCGCTGCGCAGGCTCGTCCAGTCCGCGATCGGCGACCAGCTGGCCAGAGAGCTGCTCGCGGGCGAGATCCGTGAGGGTGACGCGGTGCGGGTCGACCTCGATCCCACGGCGGAGGGAGGCACCGGCGCGCTGATCGTCGGGCGAGGGCTTCCGGCCACGATGATCTAA
- a CDS encoding SDR family NAD(P)-dependent oxidoreductase: MPTALITGATSGIGAAFASRLARDGRDLVLVARDGERLEAAAARHRERGVSVQVLAADLTTVEGRERVAERLADPDAPVDLLVNNAGATQPHRFLAADPAALLRQHDLNVTAVLQLTRAAVPGMVQRGRGAVVNVSSMLGFVTGSRSTYTAEKAWVTVFTEGIAATLAGSGVRALVLCPGFVRTEFHERAGLEVGARRGLMWLDAERVVEECLADLARGKVVSVPSPQYKVLAALIDLLPRPVLRRLIAAGERRGERSEGER, translated from the coding sequence GTGCCCACCGCATTGATCACCGGGGCGACGTCGGGGATCGGTGCCGCCTTCGCGAGCAGACTCGCCCGGGACGGCCGTGACCTCGTGCTCGTCGCCCGCGACGGCGAGCGGCTGGAGGCGGCCGCCGCCCGGCACCGCGAGCGCGGGGTGTCCGTGCAGGTGCTGGCGGCCGACCTCACGACCGTCGAGGGGCGGGAGCGGGTCGCGGAGCGGCTGGCCGATCCGGATGCCCCGGTCGACCTGCTGGTCAACAACGCGGGCGCCACGCAGCCGCATCGCTTTCTGGCGGCCGACCCGGCCGCGTTGCTCCGCCAGCACGACCTCAACGTCACCGCCGTGCTGCAGCTGACGCGGGCCGCCGTGCCGGGGATGGTCCAGCGGGGGCGTGGTGCCGTGGTGAACGTGTCGAGCATGCTCGGATTCGTCACCGGCAGCCGCTCGACCTACACGGCCGAGAAGGCGTGGGTCACCGTCTTCACCGAGGGCATCGCGGCGACGCTCGCCGGCAGTGGGGTGCGCGCGCTCGTGCTGTGCCCCGGATTCGTCCGCACCGAGTTCCACGAGCGTGCCGGACTGGAGGTGGGCGCACGCCGCGGGCTCATGTGGCTGGACGCGGAGCGCGTCGTCGAGGAGTGTCTCGCCGACCTGGCGAGGGGGAAGGTGGTTTCCGTGCCGAGCCCGCAGTACAAGGTGCTCGCCGCCCTGATCGATCTGTTGCCGCGGCCGGTGCTGCGGCGGTTGATCGCCGCCGGCGAGCGGCGGGGTGAACGCAGCGAGGGCGAGCGATGA
- the pyrE gene encoding orotate phosphoribosyltransferase, with protein MSADSEREELAALVRELGVVHGRVTLSSGAEADYYIDLRRVTLEHRAAPLVGRLLRVLTADWEYSSVGGLTLGADPVADAVLHAAAAERAIAPETPPVDAFVVRKNTKQHGMQRLIEGPDIAGRTVLVVEDTSTTGASVLTAVHAVREAGAEVAGVATVVDRDTGAREAIEAEGVRYRALLGLADIGLA; from the coding sequence ATGAGCGCGGACAGCGAGCGCGAGGAGCTGGCGGCGCTGGTCCGCGAGCTGGGCGTGGTGCACGGGCGGGTCACGCTGTCCTCGGGCGCCGAGGCCGACTACTACATCGATCTGCGCCGCGTCACGCTCGAGCACCGGGCCGCCCCGCTCGTCGGGCGGCTGCTGCGGGTGCTCACGGCCGACTGGGAGTACTCCTCCGTCGGCGGCCTCACCCTCGGCGCCGACCCGGTGGCCGACGCCGTGCTGCACGCCGCGGCCGCCGAGCGCGCCATCGCGCCCGAGACCCCTCCGGTGGACGCGTTCGTCGTCCGCAAGAACACCAAGCAGCACGGGATGCAGCGGCTCATCGAGGGGCCGGACATCGCGGGCCGCACCGTGCTCGTCGTGGAGGACACCTCGACGACCGGCGCGTCGGTGCTCACGGCGGTCCACGCGGTTCGGGAGGCCGGAGCCGAGGTCGCCGGTGTCGCGACCGTGGTGGATCGCGACACCGGCGCCCGTGAAGCCATCGAGGCCGAGGGGGTGCGCTACCGCGCGCTGCTCGGCCTGGCCGACATCGGCCTCGCCTAG
- a CDS encoding Pecanex-like protein 1 — protein sequence MSPNSTARHPSTTRKIALYAAAVVVTLLPTACGTALADSGDTGTTTVEVGGVDAAEPIDDEDGAAAEGGADEEQSGESDGEDEPADEGNASEDGDPAQGEQNDGQTDGDDARGDENDPGNGRDEEEKPPPADGEDGKDEKDEKDEKQDDDELDVLGTDCTNSRLEPHTGFEVAPACVSTSFGEVADEDNSPSLLITDAPQTVGADQEFTISVSTRNLIRDRFLGAAAGGYYRESSFLNEDGIQRGHFHTACRMLESTDEAPDAAPAPEFFLATQDNGGGEAPDTVNITVSGLPAGTAQCAVWAGDGSHRVPMMQRANQTPAFDVVRITVQ from the coding sequence ATGTCCCCGAACAGCACCGCCCGGCATCCCTCGACCACTCGCAAGATCGCTCTCTACGCCGCCGCCGTTGTGGTGACGCTCCTACCCACCGCGTGCGGAACCGCCTTGGCCGACAGCGGCGACACCGGCACTACCACCGTGGAGGTTGGTGGTGTCGACGCCGCTGAGCCGATCGACGACGAGGACGGCGCCGCCGCGGAGGGCGGAGCCGACGAGGAGCAGTCCGGCGAGTCCGATGGCGAGGATGAACCCGCCGATGAGGGAAATGCCTCGGAGGACGGGGACCCGGCGCAGGGCGAGCAGAACGACGGTCAGACCGACGGGGACGACGCACGGGGCGACGAGAACGACCCGGGGAACGGCCGCGATGAAGAGGAGAAGCCGCCTCCCGCCGACGGTGAGGACGGGAAAGACGAGAAGGACGAGAAGGACGAGAAACAAGACGACGACGAGCTCGACGTCCTCGGCACGGACTGCACCAACAGCCGGCTGGAACCGCACACCGGGTTCGAGGTGGCGCCGGCCTGCGTCTCGACCTCCTTCGGGGAGGTCGCGGATGAGGACAACAGCCCGTCGCTGCTCATCACGGACGCGCCGCAGACCGTCGGCGCCGACCAGGAGTTCACGATCTCGGTGAGCACCCGCAACCTCATCCGCGACCGCTTCCTCGGCGCCGCCGCCGGCGGCTACTACCGGGAGAGCTCGTTCCTGAACGAGGACGGCATCCAGCGCGGCCACTTCCACACGGCCTGCCGCATGCTCGAGAGCACTGATGAGGCGCCCGACGCGGCACCGGCCCCGGAGTTCTTCCTGGCCACCCAGGACAACGGCGGCGGTGAGGCCCCGGACACCGTGAACATCACGGTGAGCGGCCTACCGGCCGGCACCGCCCAGTGCGCCGTGTGGGCCGGTGACGGGTCCCACCGCGTCCCGATGATGCAGCGGGCGAACCAGACCCCGGCATTCGACGTAGTCCGGATCACCGTCCAGTAG
- a CDS encoding DUF4142 domain-containing protein, whose translation MLRRIPRILRGAVVITVLLAVSASVYQSWATGAPGTSGWTQTQWGPLGPADRDLLVRVRLAGLWEGPTGQQAEQMATRGEVREVGRKLAEEHAQLDEEVRKVADQLGVPLPSGPNAQQMAWMSEISSKTGSDYDRTFVQIVREAHGQILPVISEVRSSTQNDLIRTFAETGNEFVTRHHQYLESTGLVDYSALPHHGPGLLGGGTEMSDLLVPFLVFIAALLAAIALFWGLRNRTAPSRRQRVTVPQPPISHPATRLPELTAVAAIPAPRGMGIDDTGPIPVISDVPVATVSDTGAYRLSPDSGGHAAVRRTRSTTALVDTGPQRAATDSGSHRSVDDSGSYRSVTDTGSQRAVSDTGSHRSASTSGSHRMPRSRRARHSTRR comes from the coding sequence ATGCTCCGCCGGATCCCCCGAATACTCCGCGGTGCCGTCGTCATCACGGTGCTGCTCGCCGTCTCGGCCTCGGTGTACCAGTCCTGGGCCACCGGGGCACCCGGCACGAGCGGTTGGACGCAGACGCAGTGGGGCCCGCTCGGGCCCGCCGATCGGGACCTGCTCGTCAGGGTCCGGCTCGCCGGGCTGTGGGAAGGTCCCACCGGCCAGCAGGCCGAGCAGATGGCCACCCGCGGCGAGGTACGCGAGGTCGGCCGCAAGCTCGCCGAGGAACACGCCCAGCTCGACGAGGAGGTGCGCAAGGTCGCCGACCAGCTCGGCGTTCCGCTGCCCAGCGGGCCCAACGCCCAGCAGATGGCGTGGATGTCCGAGATCTCGTCGAAGACCGGCTCGGACTACGACCGCACGTTCGTGCAGATCGTGCGCGAGGCCCACGGGCAGATCCTCCCGGTGATCTCCGAGGTGCGCAGCAGCACCCAGAACGACCTCATCCGAACGTTCGCCGAAACGGGCAACGAGTTCGTCACTCGCCATCACCAGTACCTGGAGAGCACCGGGCTGGTCGACTACTCGGCGCTGCCCCACCACGGCCCCGGCCTGCTCGGCGGCGGCACCGAGATGAGCGACCTGCTCGTGCCGTTCCTCGTGTTCATCGCCGCGCTGCTCGCCGCGATCGCCCTCTTCTGGGGCCTGCGCAACCGGACGGCCCCCAGCCGCCGTCAGCGCGTCACCGTCCCCCAGCCTCCGATCTCGCATCCCGCCACGCGCCTCCCGGAGCTCACCGCGGTGGCCGCGATTCCGGCACCGCGCGGCATGGGCATCGACGACACCGGCCCGATCCCCGTGATCAGCGACGTCCCCGTGGCCACGGTCTCGGACACCGGCGCCTACCGGCTGTCCCCGGACTCCGGCGGACACGCCGCGGTCAGGAGGACCCGCAGCACCACCGCGCTGGTCGACACCGGGCCCCAGCGGGCCGCGACCGACTCCGGCTCCCACCGGTCCGTCGACGACTCCGGCTCATACCGATCGGTCACCGACACCGGCTCCCAGCGAGCCGTCAGCGACACCGGCTCACACCGATCCGCCTCCACGTCCGGTTCCCACCGGATGCCGCGCTCCCGGCGAGCACGGCACTCGACGCGGCGCTAG